The Prevotella melaninogenica genome has a segment encoding these proteins:
- a CDS encoding N-acetylmuramoyl-L-alanine amidase-like domain-containing protein, whose product MTLKYSLIFSALFAFSACGAKPEQKAKTQQVADTVVTSEQMASAVPEASVAEQNDTLPTYIDTYTKADSALVCQLLQEFVPQRQQLTNDQLIIKIARKFIGVPYVAHTLDINEDEKLVVNLHGLDCTTYVEAVTALTLCVKKGETRFSDYVRQLEQVRYRGGKMSYVNRLHYFHWWLEDNERMGFVREIDTPNPPFTAVQTLKINYMSQNARLYDMLKNNPERVAELKKLEDATNGTKLRYIPKSLLNNSKLLREIVQDGDILAIVTNKRELDTTHLGFAVWHKDGLHLMNASNLRKNGNKVVDPVETLYNYMMARPANLGIRVVRIQ is encoded by the coding sequence ATGACACTAAAATATTCACTTATATTCTCTGCTCTCTTTGCTTTCTCTGCTTGTGGTGCAAAGCCTGAACAGAAGGCAAAGACACAGCAAGTTGCTGATACAGTTGTGACATCAGAGCAGATGGCAAGTGCTGTTCCTGAGGCATCTGTAGCCGAACAGAATGACACACTACCCACCTATATAGACACATATACAAAGGCTGATAGTGCTTTGGTTTGTCAGTTGTTGCAAGAGTTTGTACCACAAAGACAGCAACTTACCAATGATCAGCTTATTATTAAGATTGCACGAAAGTTTATCGGGGTGCCTTACGTTGCCCATACCTTAGATATCAATGAGGATGAGAAACTCGTTGTTAATCTTCATGGATTAGACTGTACGACCTATGTTGAGGCTGTTACGGCTCTTACACTTTGTGTTAAGAAGGGCGAAACACGTTTCTCTGACTATGTACGGCAGTTAGAACAAGTTCGCTATCGTGGCGGTAAGATGAGTTATGTAAACCGTCTGCACTATTTCCATTGGTGGTTGGAAGATAATGAGCGAATGGGTTTTGTCAGAGAGATAGACACGCCTAATCCTCCTTTCACAGCTGTTCAGACGTTGAAAATCAACTATATGAGTCAGAACGCAAGACTATATGATATGTTGAAGAATAATCCTGAGCGCGTGGCTGAACTTAAGAAGTTGGAGGACGCTACCAACGGAACAAAGCTACGCTATATCCCTAAGAGCCTGCTTAACAATAGCAAACTACTTCGAGAGATAGTGCAAGATGGTGACATCCTTGCGATTGTTACTAATAAGCGAGAGTTGGATACAACACATCTTGGCTTTGCTGTATGGCACAAGGATGGACTTCATCTCATGAATGCTTCTAATCTTAGGAAGAACGGCAATAAGGTTGTTGACCCTGTAGAGACGCTCTATAATTATATGATGGCTCGTCCAGCTAATCTCGGAATACGTGTTGTGCGTATTCAATAA
- a CDS encoding DUF4421 domain-containing protein, producing MKLTFNDYFVLCFLLLVLGGTKVYAFPTTTLSDSLVVRKDSGDILPSKQTTDSVRWMRRGEPSCMFKQKSGKGGGFFQHFNEIDTSYIEPQKYNFAFMLQNTNTYEVYRLSSSKEQSITFAPEATVRIGPYFGWRWIFLGYTLDIKHLDFWNKNNNPRQEYDLSLYSSMLGLDIYYRKTGNDYKIRQLYLGKDINTDAIRGTDFGGLTSTIKGFNLYYIFNHRRFSYPAAFSQSTIQRRSAGSPLLGIGYTQHSLDVNWGELNRVISNRLGSLVPANPIDSTLMFSEIKYTDISISGGYAYNWVFARNWVLAGSLSLALAYKRSKGDVTQRTFSINDFKFSNINVDGIGRFGVVWNNSKWYVGMSTILHAYNYRRSNFSTNNFFGSINLYAGFNFGRKKEK from the coding sequence ATGAAGCTAACTTTCAACGACTACTTTGTATTGTGTTTCCTCCTATTGGTTTTAGGAGGAACAAAGGTTTATGCGTTTCCTACAACGACTCTATCTGATAGCTTAGTAGTTAGGAAAGATAGTGGCGATATCCTTCCAAGCAAGCAGACAACAGACTCTGTGCGATGGATGCGCAGAGGTGAACCTTCATGCATGTTTAAGCAGAAGTCGGGCAAAGGCGGCGGCTTTTTCCAACATTTCAATGAGATAGACACTTCTTATATTGAGCCTCAAAAGTATAACTTTGCTTTCATGTTGCAGAATACAAACACCTATGAGGTGTATCGTTTGAGTAGTTCGAAAGAACAAAGCATCACCTTTGCACCTGAAGCTACGGTACGTATAGGACCTTATTTCGGTTGGCGTTGGATATTCTTGGGTTACACACTCGATATAAAGCACTTAGATTTTTGGAACAAGAACAACAATCCTCGACAAGAATATGATTTAAGTTTATATAGTTCGATGCTCGGACTTGATATTTATTATCGTAAGACAGGTAATGATTATAAAATCAGGCAGTTGTATCTTGGGAAGGATATTAATACGGATGCGATACGTGGCACTGACTTTGGTGGATTGACCTCAACCATTAAGGGTTTCAATCTTTATTATATCTTCAATCATCGACGATTCTCTTATCCAGCAGCTTTCAGCCAAAGTACGATACAACGTCGTTCAGCAGGTAGTCCGCTGTTGGGTATTGGCTATACGCAGCATAGCCTTGATGTCAATTGGGGAGAACTTAATAGAGTCATCTCAAATCGTCTTGGTAGTCTGGTTCCTGCCAATCCGATAGACAGTACATTGATGTTTAGTGAGATTAAGTACACTGATATTTCTATCAGTGGTGGCTATGCCTATAACTGGGTTTTTGCTCGTAACTGGGTCTTGGCAGGTTCACTTTCGTTGGCTTTAGCTTATAAACGTAGTAAGGGAGACGTTACTCAGCGTACCTTTTCTATCAACGATTTTAAGTTTAGTAATATTAACGTTGATGGTATTGGACGCTTTGGCGTGGTGTGGAACAATAGCAAATGGTATGTTGGTATGAGTACTATCCTTCATGCTTATAATTATCGTCGCAGTAATTTCTCTACCAATAACTTCTTTGGAAGTATTAATCTCTATGCAGGTTTTAACTTTGGAAGAAAGAAGGAAAAATAG
- a CDS encoding Gfo/Idh/MocA family protein gives MKQINWGFIGCGEVTEKKSGPAFNEVMGSHVVAVFSRSELKARSYAERQGIRKWYTDAQALVDDSDVNAIYIATPPSAHATFAIMAMRAGKPCYIEKPLAASYEDCVRINRVSEQTGVPCFVAYYRRYLPYFKKVKEIVDSGELGKILTVQVRFAVPPRDLDYEKNVQLPWRLQSHISGGGYFYDLAPHQLDLLQNLFGVIIKAHGYTANRAGLYNLEDTVNAVFRFENGLTGSGAWCFAAHESAREDRIEIYGSKGRLSFSVYTYAPIHLCTSEGERDIEVANPPYVQLPIIKSVIEDMQGYGACDCTSISATPTNWVMDRILGKI, from the coding sequence ATGAAACAAATCAACTGGGGATTTATTGGTTGCGGTGAGGTGACAGAAAAGAAGTCTGGACCTGCGTTCAATGAAGTGATGGGTTCACATGTCGTCGCTGTATTTAGCCGTAGCGAGTTAAAGGCGCGTTCGTATGCTGAACGTCAAGGTATACGGAAATGGTATACCGATGCACAGGCTTTGGTAGATGATTCAGACGTAAACGCAATTTATATCGCTACACCTCCTTCTGCCCATGCAACCTTTGCTATTATGGCAATGCGTGCTGGAAAGCCTTGTTATATAGAGAAACCTTTGGCGGCTTCTTACGAGGATTGCGTACGTATCAATCGTGTGTCAGAGCAGACGGGAGTGCCATGTTTTGTTGCTTATTATCGTCGTTATCTTCCTTACTTCAAGAAAGTAAAAGAGATTGTTGATAGTGGTGAATTAGGTAAGATACTTACCGTGCAAGTGCGTTTTGCCGTTCCTCCACGCGATTTGGACTACGAAAAGAACGTGCAACTGCCGTGGCGTCTACAATCGCATATCTCTGGTGGCGGTTATTTCTATGACCTTGCTCCTCATCAGCTCGACCTGCTACAGAACTTATTTGGTGTTATTATCAAGGCGCATGGCTACACAGCTAATCGTGCGGGGCTCTACAACCTCGAAGATACGGTAAATGCTGTCTTCCGTTTTGAGAATGGTTTGACTGGTAGTGGTGCTTGGTGCTTTGCTGCTCATGAGAGTGCACGTGAGGATCGTATAGAGATTTATGGCTCAAAAGGCAGATTATCCTTCTCTGTTTATACTTATGCACCTATCCACCTCTGTACCAGTGAGGGTGAAAGAGATATTGAGGTCGCTAATCCTCCATACGTTCAACTCCCTATTATTAAGTCTGTTATTGAGGATATGCAGGGTTATGGAGCGTGTGATTGTACGAGTATTAGTGCCACTCCAACCAACTGGGTGATGGATCGCATCCTCGGAAAGATTTAG
- the yihA gene encoding ribosome biogenesis GTP-binding protein YihA/YsxC, whose protein sequence is MIIKNSEFTISSPSLSKCPEDTKAEYAFIGRSNVGKSSLINMLCNHKGLAKTSSKPGKTLLINHFIINNEWYLVDLPGYGYAKSSKTVRNKLEQMIAQYILQRKQLVNVFVLIDIRHEQQKIDREFVDWLGESNVPFSIIFTKADKLSPAKAKSNALLWMKKLQDRWEELPPYFITSAENKTGREEVLDYIDEINKTL, encoded by the coding sequence ATGATTATCAAGAATTCAGAATTCACTATATCTTCACCTTCATTGTCAAAGTGTCCAGAAGATACAAAGGCAGAATATGCTTTTATTGGACGATCAAACGTAGGAAAGTCAAGCCTTATCAATATGCTTTGTAACCATAAAGGCTTGGCAAAAACCTCATCAAAACCAGGCAAGACGCTACTTATCAATCACTTTATTATCAACAACGAGTGGTACTTAGTTGACCTTCCTGGCTATGGATATGCCAAAAGTTCAAAGACTGTAAGAAATAAGTTGGAGCAGATGATAGCCCAATATATCCTCCAACGTAAACAACTTGTAAACGTATTTGTATTGATTGATATCCGTCATGAGCAGCAGAAGATAGACCGTGAGTTTGTTGATTGGTTAGGTGAAAGCAATGTTCCTTTCTCTATTATCTTTACGAAAGCAGACAAGCTATCACCTGCCAAGGCAAAGTCAAACGCCCTTCTTTGGATGAAAAAGCTACAGGATAGATGGGAAGAACTTCCTCCTTACTTCATTACGTCTGCTGAAAACAAGACTGGAAGAGAAGAAGTATTAGACTATATTGACGAAATCAATAAGACTTTATAA